The genomic DNA TCTGAGCCAAAACGTAAGTATAACCTTGCTAGACTTCGAAGAATGAGAAGCTGGAAGAATTGTAACAAAAACGTTAGGGAGAAATTTAGTAAAGCTGGAGGAAATACACAGGAAAGCATATTGGTTTTGAAGCATGTGGAAATAGCATCTTCAGCTTGAAAACAGTGCGTGGAAACAGAAATCACATCCGCAGCAGGGGGTCAGAGCAAGCACAGCACGCAAGGATAAACGAGGAAAACAGTGATGTGTGAAGGGAATCACAGGTTACTGTCCTTTATAAGTGTACTGCTAGATAAACTGGCATACTTTATAGTAACATATTACATTTTTACACCTAGGAAACATGCAGAAGACTGGAATATCAAAAACCAGCAAATTTACCTTTTCTAACCTGATTATTAACTTGTTGACTTCAACTACGTAGTGATCAATCCTGGCTGCTCGGTGCTTCTTGAAATCAGAGAGATGGCTTCTCATAGCGCCTGCAGAGAGAGCAGAGATTCCTCAGTCACCCAGGTGTTCTGTACAGATTTAAATGCATTTCATTAGCTCTTAAAAGACAGCTACATTTTAATGGTGCTGTTCTAAATAAAACATGCAGGTTAAAGCCTAATCTTCAGGCTAGCAGTGAAGAGGTTTATTTCTACTACAGAAAAAGGCAGGCACTATGTTAAAAcagctgcagtgatttttttttcccctcctcatccCTCGGTTACATTTGGCAAACTATTACCAAGCAGCAGCACTCTCAAAACGGGCTGCCTTTAGCTCCTGGCTGTGTGCTGAACAAGGGCACGAGGCAGGTGCAGTGACTACTGGAGGTCTGTGCAACAGCAACTTCTCTTTTGGATTTCTGATCATCCTTCCACCTTTAGGGCTCTGAATCAAACCCTTGAGGACAGTTCAGATTTACAGAAAACCGATCACCAAGGATACCAAAGAACAACGTAGCATCTGTTTAAGAAATGTACAACTCATACTTGACAACGTTGGCTTCAAGTTTAGATTTTGATCCTTTTCCGAGTAAGATGAGCCaggtattaaaaatgaaaattacagacaaaatttaaaaaataatctttcttctGACTGGTAGAATACAAAATCAGACGTTGCTTTTTGATACTACCCAAGTCACTGTAAGAATCTCACTTCCTCACCTTAATGAAATAACCAAAAGCCCTGCAAAGCTGAAGTAACAGGAATGAACGGGCCACTCTGTGTAACTGAATTCCGCAACTGCTTTGGAGATATCACAGTCCCTGTCACAAACCCACCAAATCTCATCCTAAAATCCGTAAGGTTCATCTTCTCCACTCTGATCAGAAAACAGTTCTCACTTCTGTAGTGCTCAGAAACCTACTGCTAGTTCACTGCCTCAGTTTATTCTCCGCTAATATTTGTGATTGCTGCTGAAATACACGGACAAGCTTTCTGTCAGACATGTAAACTAACAACTACTTTAAGTGTAGCCCAAAAGCTGGAGATTTTATTTAGCTATAGCTTAATTATGAATTAGTGGGTGATGTGTTTTGTAAAAAGCCCTGCGCTGGTCGCAGAACACCTGGGCAAAGCTGCACAGAGGTGAACACGCCACCGGCAGGCCTCAACAGCCCAGGCAGAACACCACGCCATTGCCTGCGTTTTCCCCATTGGCCCACACAACACAGACGGGCTGCACAAACAAACCATAACCCCATGCTACAGCGCATGAAACACAGCACAGACACAAATCGGAGTGACCTCAGCAACACTGCAGCACTTTCCAAATGACATCAGAAGAAAAGCTCCCTCAGCCACAGCACCTTCCAGCTTCCTACCTACTTCCTGGGGCTCCCACATGTACGGATCAATGCCCCCATAGCTGAACGACTCGTATCGCTCCTGAGACCCAGAATCTGTTCTGTCATCTCCTTCTTGCCTCAGCAATTTCTTCTTTGCTCTTTTGGCCTTCTGGACTAGATCTGAAACAGATAGAGACAAGTTATCAAACGTGGCCAGTACTCACTCCGTGTCTGTCACATGAAACCAGTACAGAGCAttcctcatctttcagcacaaGTCTTTTTCCTTGATGACATGTTTATCCTTAACGAGTTCTGTTTAGAAACAGAATGCGGTTCAGAAAACCACAAAATGCTCTTTGTTACCTGTTATAAAGTAGCACTAATGTCCTAATGACAACACAGCAGGGACCTGTTTCACAGCATTCTGGGACATCATGCACATACTACATTATTTCTCTTAATTCCCTATGATTTTCTTAAGATTCAAGGATGTTCAACGGTTCCTTTCTCTTGCTGCACAAACTACAAACTTATAATTTCAGTGTGTTTGTATATCTAAATGATTTCAAAAGTACTAAACAGCCCACGGCGTTCTCTCACGTGAACGCCAGTGAGAGGAGAGCAGCCTCCTGGGGCAAAACCCCCAGAGACCACAGACTCCACATGTGGGAATGCATCCGGGTGACAGCATCCATCGGAGCTTCCggatagaaacaaacaaaaaaacccaaagggcCAATAATCAATTCATGCATAAAAATCAGGCACTAGAAGAGCAACATCTTTTCAAGTGCCTGCTTTCAATACTGAACTTCTAAAGCACTGCGAATCGTGTAAACTTGCTGCAACGGCAGAAGGTAATTCACAGACAGACCGGACCGTGAGCTGCAGCCCACCTCAACCCACGGTGAGCGCTCGGGGGACCCCGAGCGACCCGCGGTGCCGGAGCCCCGGTCCCTCCCTGCGGAGCTGTCCCGGTCCCGGAGCCCCGGTCCCTCCCTGCGGAGCTGTCCCCGCCCCGGAGCCCCGGTCCCTCCCTGCGGAGCTGTCCCCGCCCCGGAGCCCCGGTCCCTCCCTGCGGAGCTGTCCCCGCCCCGGAGCCCCGGTCCCTCCCTGCGGAGCTGTCCCCGTCCCGGAGCCCCGATCCCTCCCTGCGGAGCTGTCCCCGTCCCGGAGCCCCGGTCACTCACTGCGGAGCTCTCCCCGTCCCGGAGCCCCGGTCCCTCCCTGCGGAGCTGTCCCCGCCCCGGAGCCCCGGTCCCTCCCTGCGGAGCTGTCCCCGTCCCGGAGCCCCGGTCACTCACTGCGGAGCTGTCCCCGCCCCGGAGCCCCGGTCACTCACTACGGAGCTGTCCCCGTCCCGGAGCCCCGATCTCTCCCTGCGGAGCTGTCCCCGTCCCGGAGCCCCGGTCCCTCCCTGCGGAGCTGTCCCCGTCCCGGAGCCCCGGTCACTCCCTGCGGAGCTGTCCCCGTCCCGGAGCCCCGGTCCCTACCTGCGGAGCTGTCCCCGCCCCGGAGCCCCGGTCACTCCCTGCGGAGCTGTCCCCGTCCCGGAGCCCCGGTCACTCACTGCGGAGCTGTCCCCGTCCCGGAGCCCCGGTCCCTACCTGCGGAGCTCTCCCCGCCCCGGAGCCCCGGTCACTCACTGCGGAGCTGTCCCCGTCCCGGAGCCCCGGTCCCTCCCTGCGGAGCTGTCCCCGCCCCGGAGCCCCGGTCCCTCCCTGCGGAGCTGTCCCCGTCCCGGAGCCCCGGTCACTCACTGCGGAGCTGTCCCCGCACGTCCCGCTCCTCTCGCGAGTGCTCCTCCTCGTAGTGCTGGCGCAGCTGCTGGAAGGCCTGCAGGTCCAGGCGGCACAGCGGGCACAGGAAGCCCTCCCGGGCCTCGCCGGGCTCGCCGAAGGGCGCGGGGCAGCCGGAGGCCAtggcggccgcgctctccccgctcTCAGCAGCGCAGCGCGGGGCGCGGCGGCCTCGCCGGGACGGAGCGCGGGCCCGAGCGGCGCGGCAGCGGCATCGTCCTGCGGCTCCCTGAAAGAAACGCGGGCGGCGGCGTCGGGCGGGCGGAACGGCCTGGCCTGGTCGCGGTGCAGCGGCCGCTCACGCCGAggccccgggcggggcggggtcGCGTCCCGCCGCTCCGCATGCGGCACCCGCTCGGCCGGTACCGCTGCCGCCGGGCCCGATCGCCGCTACTCCGGAAGGAGTTGCGCGGCGACCCGGAAGTGCCGGACGGCGGCCGGGCCCGCTCTGCGGCCCGCTTCCGGTGCTGCACGGCTCGCGCCCGGCGGCGGGGCTGCTGCGCAGGCGCGGGGCGGCCAGCACGCGCCGGGCCCGTTGCCCCccgcgcggccggggcggggggcacgCGGGGAAGGGGCGGAGCTTGGCGCTCGCGCCGACCGCCGGAGGAGCGGCCGCCCggaccccgccccgcccgcctTCCCGGCCCGGAGGTCGCAGGCCGGGCCTCACCGGAGCGCCGGGGCAGGAGGTGCGTGTGTCCAGCAGCGGGGAGGCCGCGGCCGCCGCGCTCTCGCCGCCCGGGGACCCGGCAGCGGTACAGCCCGGCAGAGGGCGGGGCGAGCGCCGAGATATCGATGGGCGGGAagggtggggacaaggagggccgGCGGAGTCCAACTCAGGCATGCGCTGCCGAGCGTGGAGCTGTCGCTGGAGGGCGGGACGGTGTCCGCTCCCGGGTCCGCTCCCGGGGTCCACCGGTCTGGaacggcccggccccgctgcggGTGTGTGCGGGGTGGCACCAGACGGCGGTGGTGGGGATCTCTGAGGGACGGGCTCTCGGTGACGGGCTCTCGGTGACAGGCTCTCTGAGGGACAGGCTCTCGGTGACGGGCTCTCTGAGGGACAGGCTCTCGGTGACGGGCTCTCGGTGACGGGCTGTCGGTGGCAGGCTCTCGGTGGCAGGCTCTCGGTGACGGGCTCTCGGTGACGGGCTCTCGGTGGCGCTGCCCACTCTCCGGGCTGTCCCAGGGCACGAATGGCcgctcccagcccagctcctcgagtCCCAGCTGGAAGGCACCAGGGGTCCCCGGTGGGATCAGGGATCCATCCAGCTGTTTTTAGGAACCGTGCTAGATTCGGTCTCATTCCTGCAGTCTGGCCTGTTACACAACGGCTCTCAGCACGTTGTCACGTCACCAATGGATTTCACCCGTTTTGCATTTATAGTTGTATCATCCAGCAAAAGTATAATGGGAAATCAAAGTCTTAAAACCAAACTGGTTTAACCGTAGGAGTAAATAAATGTTATGAGCAGTTAAactctcacattttttttttcgtgTAGAGTTTCCTATCGAGAACCATTATGCTCTGATTTCCTAAACCGTGCCGTCTTGATTCAGTTGTGAACAGAAAGTGTCAGCTGAGGAAATAACTCCAGTTGCAGTCGCCTTATTCAGCATGCAAAGCCCCCGATTTCTCTTTGGTGTGACAAGCTGACGGGAGCTCCTGTCACCAGCTGGCTCAGCGAGCCCTGTGGCGGGTGTCCCAGCGCTGCCACTCGTGTCtcagctttctgggctgcagcagcgggtCGGTCCCGCCTGTGGGGCTGTGCGGCCCTGGTGGCCCCGGCAGGTCGGTCCCCTGGCATTCACAGGTAGTAAGAGTCAAGTATAAGGAAAAGCAAGAGTGCACTGGACAGCAAGCGCTTTCCTTAAACCTGCCTCTCTCTACAGCTTCAGTAACTGCTGATTTTCAAAAGCTTTATTGAAATGGTAGATACAGCAATTGAAGTCTGGTAGCTTGCTGTTGGGACGCAAACAATACAGTGAGGACTGCCGGCAGCGAGTTGTGAGGAGGATGGAAACATCCTGGGATGTGCACTAGAAATCAAAAATTTCACTGAATCTTCACTTAGTTAATTGTGCTCTTTTGCATGTTCTGCCTTTGATGACAAACTCTGAGAATGCATCTCACCAAATTAATCTTTTTGAATTGCTGATAAAACATCATGTTGTGTCAATCACTCTTGAAAAGAGAGATTTAACTtaatgttttgaaagaaaaatgccaTTTGTTTCCATGTTTCTGAATATAAATGATCCTTAGCACTTCCTGAGGAACTCATTCCCCATAAAGCGATTGTACCTGTTTAATATGATTTGGATCTTTATGGGAGTATTGGACTCTTACTGGGAGTCTCTCAGAGAGAATTACAGAAGCAGTAATACAGAGTGAGCATGCCAGATGTAGTGATGTGTTGAATGGTGTCTGTTCGCTCCCAAAGGGAGATGTGGGCTCCGGTGTCCCTGAGGGCCGTGTGCACCGTTACAGAGGTGGAGCATAGTCCAGGTTTGTGCTGGTGTAAATGAGAACAGACTTTGGCTGCTTGTCACTTAGGCTCATCACGCTTGCCCCACAGAGTCTTCACAAACTGGAAAAGTCCAGGTCCGTCCAAAGCAATCCAGTTTACACTTCTTCAAAAACTTAATTAGCATTCATACAGCTGGTTGCAATAGGAAGAGAGAGAGGTTTTTGTGGACAAATCTCACTGAAATGCTACAGATGCTGTTGGGGACTGAATTTGAATCTGTAAGGGCTTATAGTTGTGATTCAACGTCAaagagcagcagcacaggaaaGGAACATGTTCCAAACACTCCTCTGAGAAGCAAAGTCAGGTGCGTACCACCCGTTCTGCCACTGGAACGAGGAGCTTGGCCTGCAAACCCCCCCGTCCATTGTGCGACTGCTCCTCCTGCGCTGCACGCGGAGTCCTTTGCAAACACTGAGTCAATAAGTTGTAAAATATGTTTGTGAGCTGTTGTGATAACTCTAACAGTGAAGTTCAGGGCCTGCTCTGTTGCTCAGTTGGTCGTTGCTACTCACAAGAAGAGACACGGGTGGCAgtgagcagagctgagcagagggagCCGCGCCGGCTGTGCCACAGCCCTGGCGGGACCTGTGGCCAGGAGGGACACGTGTGCCATAGCTTAGTGCCACTGGACGTGTGTGTCACCCCTTAGTGCCGCTGGCGGTGCTAAATAACGGAACCTGGTCCTGCACAGGGCAGGTCGGTGGACACTAGAAGTCATCTGTCTGCTGGCCAAGGAATGCAGGGGAACATTTTTGCACAAATGTGGATTACTCACTGAAAAAAGCTTGAAGACATCTGAAAATTAACAGTGTTGAGTTCAGTATAGACTTTGGGATAGAAGAATGAGAATGTTCTTTGGAAAATCAGAATGTTCTTTCCAATTATTCCCTAAACTAAGCAGCTGGTTAATTTAAAATGATGCCATGTTTAAAATTGGCCTAAATTCAATTTTATAGTTTaatgataaatttaaaaaaataaataaatctcctAACAGTGAAATGGGTAGCACAGAATTCTTCCTACAACCGTTTGTTTAGGTAGATCTAAACCAACATTTTCTGTAGTTTTTGCTTTGTTCAGAGAACTACAAAATCTGCATATCACTGTTCCTTTTAACAAAACTCATGTAGTCAATATAACTGAGTTGCCTGTAGCAAACATTTTGATACAAACCAAATTTGTTTAATTAGTCTGTGTAGAGAGGACAGAAGCTGCGTTTCCATGCCAAAGCCATGGTTTTCTCCGTATTTACAGACTCATCAATCAGACTGACAGCATGAGGGTTTGTGAGAGCCAGCTGACGACTCCTGAGCCCCCTTCTCTGGTTTGTCAGTTAACTGCTGCAGCACTGGCACGTTTGCACACGTTTGTCTGGGCCCTTAGCGCTGCTGGGCAGCCTGGCATATTGGTCCTGAGTGCCTTAGAATGGCACCGCTTTTATTAATACACAGAGCAGGGGAATCATATAGAGGAGAGACAGGAAGATTCCGAATTCCCTCatgtttacattttatttaaCATTCGAACTGTAGGATCCATATGCCACAATGTCTAGATTACATTTCAGATGTCAAGCACACCCATATTTGGGTGCTGTGTCCTGTAGCCTCTCTTGTCTTCTATTTCCCCTAAAAATTTGCACAGCAACCAGTTCCCCTCTTGACAGCAGCATGTCTGAAATCCATAAGCGGAACACCCTCGGCAGTGGGTGTTTGACAGGGGATGATTTGTGATTTTTTGCAGGGCTGTTTTTGCTGTCTTCAACAACACCTGCTTGTTCAAAGAGGTTGCTTTTTGTCCTGACTGCTTTGGCTCAAAGAATCTGTCATAAAGTCTTACTATATTTTTCATTTGTCCtggcttttctctctccttctcctccttttctcttttcacagTAGCTTCTTCAGGCACCCCACACATCAGTATTGGCTTCAGAATCAGGAGGGAACTTCTGCTGGCAGCATATGCTTCTCTGTGGAAAGGGGTTTGAAACAGCAACCGTATTTCAGGCAACCTCTTCAAAGCAGGTCGCTTCCTCTGGTTTCCCCAGTCATCATTTCACATGGTCCCTATTCCAGTCAGTACTGAAGAATCTACGCTGCCTCATGCTCAGTTGTGTTCAGCTAGGGCATCCGTTACAGAGAGGAGACGGCAGTAACTTCCTTTGACGTGGCAGGCCGGATCCTGGTTTACCTGCATGCCATTTTGCAGGAGCATTTGTGTGATTAGGCCCAGCTTGTCCCTGTTTCCGATTCACGTGAACACGAGGAAGGAGCCGTGTCCGTCAGCTGTGGGTGAACGGGCCGTGTTCCTTGGGCTGCAGGTCTGACTGGGGCAGGTCAAACAAAGCAGCTGAAACGACCCCAAGGGCTGGCTTTGCCTTTGGGTGGGATCTTTCCAGTACCTGAGatgccccagctctgccaggagcTGATACCATGCTCTAGCATACCAATGCCATTTGTGATCTGGTATGATTTTAGTTCTGCTCTACCCTCCTTCAGCCTGTGCTCCTTTATCTCAGCAGATAACTGATAAATGTCCTTTTCttggttttcttctgaaaactttCAAGCTGCAGTGGTTacgtcaaaagaaaacaaaccacagttGCCTCCACACAGGTCAAAAAGGAGTCTCAAGGCAGGCAGATAAGATAACTCAGTTTCCTCAAGGACCTTCCCCATGTGTTTTGATCAGAGGTGTCTGTTCAACCCGAATCCTTCCCCGTTCCCTGTAGGAGTGGGGAGTTCATGCTGTTCCTGTGGGGAGGGACAGCAGGGACTTGTGCGCTCCATCGCAGACAGTCCACAAGTCCGGTTCCCACCAGCAGATGGATTTCCCTGTCTGTGTTTTGTGTCGGGGAAAATTTAATATAAAATGGAGAAACCGAGGACTTTTGTCCCCTTTTTGTAAATAATCTTATGTTTCAAAAGAAGTATGGGATTAAATAAGGTTATCAGATCCCGAGCAGGTGCAAGTTCTAACCTTCCTGCAAAATTTGAATTTGGTGATGAATTTCATTCTTTCCTAGGTTGCTCTTGTAGCTCTATCTCCAAGTCTTTTCAGAGATAACGTAGCACCATGAGCCATGTTTAGCATAATCAAAATAATCCTGTAGGTGTAGGAACTCCAGGATTAAAGAGAACTACAACTAGCCCTAAGTAGGTAAATGAGAGGAGAGCACACTCTTTCAGTGAGTGATTGATTCGTTGGTAATGAAGTGCGCCAGAGATGTGCTCGGAAGGACAGATTTTGCAGGCAGTACTTagagctggagcagcagttcGCAGCTGCACACCCCGCTCCGCCATGGCGCTcctgtcccttcccctccccggCTTTCCCGCAGCAGCCCCGGCAGCGTCGTGGTGGCGCAGGGCCGGGTGCGTTTTACTGCTGCCCCTCTGggcctgcctttttctttttgctgtctttCCTGATTTTAACTTATTTTGGACATTTTATAGCAGGTGGTGGTGATCTTGCTTAGACGTGTTCCCTGAGGGGTAAGAAGCGTTCATTCATTGCTGGAAATGATATATGAAATGGTATTCTGTAGAGATTTTTTTTGCTTATAAAATGAAAACTAGTTTTGAAAAGGTGTCACATCCAGGAAGTGTGCTGAGGGAATTTGAGGTGTATAGAGTGTTCCCAGCTACCTCCTCTGAGGATTTCTTCAGCACTCGTTAAGTAGAAACCCCCTGTTTTATAATTAAAGAAGCAGTCTGCCTGTTGCATATATCAAACAGCATATTATCTCCAAAGTTAGAAGCTGTTTGATAGACCACGTTAAGTGTTGATCAGCCCAGGAGCGTCTCACTGCAGTGGAACTCGCCAAGGTGATTAATTCTTCCTCGGGGTAGCTAAACCGCATGGCACAACTAACTTGTGTAACTTAGGACGTGCTCTGAGGCACGGAGTGGGAAACAACCAGGTCTGAAAGGAACACTCAGGGCACTTAATGTGTCTTGATGGTATTGAGAAGGATGAATGTCAGTGGAGAACATACTCATTGTGTATGGAAAAATAACATTCCAGCAAAATATTGACACCTCTAACCTCTTTGAAGGTACAAGAAGTGATATGAATAACTCAACGCTCTCAATAACTGTGCATTAATTGCAAAAATCAATAAATGTATTGTGTAGACCTGTGAACAGGAAATCAGACTTCTAGTAAAGTTTGCTGTGAAACAGATGACAAGGTTGCTGTGGATTTAGCCCGGATACGTAATCTTGGGTGTCATACGGGCAGAGATTTCAAACGGGAATCTGTCTGCGTGGAAACCATCCTTCTGCTTCAGCAGCAGAACTGTTCTACATGTAACCGGGTGCTGACCACCAGCACGCCAGGAGATTGTGCCTAGAAAAGTACACTTTGAAGTTGATTTATTTCTGGTTAGCTTGGGTTGGTTTTATGTTTTTCACTCTCTTACAGTGTGTTTGCACAACAGTAAGGACACCCAGAGTTGACTGTTGATGTTTATTGAATCAGTCATATCAAACAGACACTTTGGGGAGTCTGCCCGTGGAATGTAAGAGCATTCCTTGGAGAGGGGAGCAGTCAGACACCCTTACTGGAAGGAGAGGCTGTCTGCTGGTTCGGTGTGTAGTGCTGAGGAGGGGGCGACTGCAggcgggcgcggcgggcggcagcTCCAGCGCGGCGGGCGGCAGCTCCAGCGCGGCGGGCGGGCTCTCAGCTGCGGCGGGCGGCAGCTCCAGCGCGGCGGGCGGGCTCTCAGCTGCGGCGGGCGGCAGCCCCAGCGCGGCGGGCGGGCTCTCAGCTGCGGCGGGCGGCAGCTCCAGCACGGCGGGCGGGCTCTCAGCTGCGGCGGGCGGGCTCTCAGCTGCGGCGGGCGGCAGCTCCAGCACCGGCGGGCGGCAGCTCCAGCACCGGCGGGCGGCAGCTCCAGCGCGGCGGGCGGGCTCTCAGCTGCGGCGGGCGGCAGCCCCAGGGCGGCGGGCGGGCTCTCAGCTGCGGCGGGCGGCAGCCCcagcgcggcgggcggcgggcaGGGTCTCAGCTGCGGCGAGGTGCTCTGGGTGCGTTGCCCCCTGCGCTGGGCAGCCCCTCTGGTCAGAAGGGGCTCTGTTTGCCAGTTCCAAGTCAAACTCAGGTCAGCCACCTAATCTGTTCCAGCTGGAACAGTTCCTATCTCTGCTTAGTGCTTTCTGTCTGGACAGACAGTGCACAAGGGTTCAGGTCTCATTAAGGTATCAGTTAGAACAGAAAACCTGTTCTATTTCATTTTGAGATAATTGACAtatgttgttcttttttctccctctctactGATTTCACTGACATGAGAGGAAACCATATAATTATTCCACTTATAGTAATATTAGAACAGATATTTAAGAGCCTGTTTTAGTCATTGGGAACAGAAAATTGGAGACACACAATGGGATTATTCTGGGGTCTGGGTCCATAGGGAAATGAGCACTCTTAACGTCCTGAAGTGGGGGAGTTGAAGAGTCTTGGTACTTGTCTGTCCATTCAGCTGGGTCCTTCAGTTCCTTTCCTTGAAGCGTGTGACAAAGCTGATAAATGGGAACACGAATGCACTAGAAGATAAGTGCAGGGGTCAGCAGCAGGAAGCCAAAAGGGAGTGAACAGAATTTGTTAGTGATCTGGCAGTTTACTGCACCAAATGTGAATGACACACAATTATATTCTCATTCCTCTGTTTCACTCTCCCATCCTGATCTCTTTCCTGGGTGCTGACGTTTTCGTTCTACCCTGTCTTTGCTAACATTTTGTACTAAATCAAGCAGCAAGCTGCCTTTGTTGCAGGTGAAGGGCTCCTGAACGTCGCAGGGGCCTGCGTCATCGGGGCCACCAGAATTCCAGAGCCTTTTTCCAGGGTGCTGGCGTTTCTCCCCGACTTGGTCATCGAGGTCTACCTCATCGTTCCAACCTCTTTTGCTAGGATGCTGGCGCTTGTACATCAAATACCTTCTGCCTGGGTGCTGTCTTTTGGATAGCTCATTCAGATGGGTTAGCTGCGCACTGGGGATGTCGTCCAGCTGATCCGACAGGGACCTTCTGCCAGGATGCTGTCGCTTTCTCAGCTCCAGGTAGCCATCAAGGTCGTCTTCTATCTCTCTTTTCCCTGGATGCTGCCTCT from Patagioenas fasciata isolate bPatFas1 chromosome 10, bPatFas1.hap1, whole genome shotgun sequence includes the following:
- the TRH gene encoding thyrotropin releasing hormone isoform X1 codes for the protein MLLLSLGLFAAPSLPRGGRNPAMPSLPPPLLLLTLAAVCLHAGLLLPEGREKAGTSPLDDILQRSESLLLQSVLKRAEKEEETKKEANAPLPEWLSKRQHPGKKYLSDLEKRQHPGKRDVGGDTFDGDIQKRQHPGKREIEDDLDGYLELRKRQHPGRRSLSDQLDDIPSAQLTHLNELSKRQHPGRRYLMYKRQHPSKRGWNDEVDLDDQVGEKRQHPGKRLWNSGGPDDAGPCDVQEPFTCNKGSLLLDLVQNVSKDRVERKRQHPGKRSGWESETEE
- the TRH gene encoding thyrotropin releasing hormone isoform X2, which encodes MPSLPPPLLLLTLAAVCLHAGLLLPEGREKAGTSPLDDILQRSESLLLQSVLKRAEKEEETKKEANAPLPEWLSKRQHPGKKYLSDLEKRQHPGKRDVGGDTFDGDIQKRQHPGKREIEDDLDGYLELRKRQHPGRRSLSDQLDDIPSAQLTHLNELSKRQHPGRRYLMYKRQHPSKRGWNDEVDLDDQVGEKRQHPGKRLWNSGGPDDAGPCDVQEPFTCNKGSLLLDLVQNVSKDRVERKRQHPGKRSGWESETEE